Proteins from a genomic interval of Desulfoplanes formicivorans:
- the flgL gene encoding flagellar hook-associated protein FlgL — protein MRVAHRSMYANFLTNMNMATSELVELNNKASSQKDVNKPSDDPLGTARILAYRDSLSALDQYLENIDTATGWLSLADETLVQASDLVTRAKEIAEQAATGTMTAANRDILSYDMRQVFDQMISLANTSFGGKSIFAGQEVSKDAYESGLMVYDRDGAVEPYVENISGTSDRSVKVQFLEDGTTGTDDIDYRYSRDGGKTWVNGVVSSADRKLDLGDGLSVTLRAGFPVTGSPADNEDVSVGTWLTVAPTAVYVGGNDQQAAVTLSSEDFQASTQGAFERDVTVQIVSGNLTTPVDVTYRYSYDGGGTWIPGPPDTFTAKETGADSCTLELPGGEITVNGSGDATGLELTVQADTASVLQMGSNVNAYAEGGFDRSMMVRIDNDPGMFGTGDTIEYSYSLDGGRSWVTGRQADNTAEPELFVPGGTLKLSAKGGNDDLAQGDQFVIQPQLAELAVDIAADNRVTINNVGSDIFGGSLAHGTGHYGSMDEDGSNLFVTMGKLIAALENNDQAGIAQSLDDLKVAQSQLLNQAADVGSRENRLSATKTILSGLKLNQEERMSTIEDVDIAELMTDLNKQEIIYQAVLTSSSRIMKMSLLDYI, from the coding sequence ATGCGGGTTGCCCATCGTTCCATGTACGCCAATTTTCTGACCAATATGAATATGGCCACGTCGGAACTGGTCGAATTAAATAACAAGGCTTCCAGTCAAAAAGACGTGAACAAGCCCTCGGATGATCCCTTGGGAACGGCCAGGATTTTGGCTTACAGGGATTCTTTGTCCGCCCTGGATCAATACCTCGAAAACATTGATACCGCTACGGGATGGCTCAGCCTGGCAGACGAAACCCTGGTGCAGGCCAGTGATCTGGTCACGCGGGCCAAGGAGATTGCCGAACAGGCGGCAACCGGGACCATGACAGCAGCCAACCGGGATATCCTGTCCTATGACATGCGTCAGGTTTTCGACCAGATGATCAGCCTGGCAAACACCAGCTTTGGGGGAAAAAGTATTTTTGCAGGCCAGGAGGTGAGCAAGGACGCCTATGAAAGCGGATTGATGGTGTATGATAGGGATGGCGCTGTGGAGCCTTATGTGGAGAACATCTCCGGAACGAGTGATCGGTCCGTGAAGGTGCAGTTTCTTGAAGACGGTACAACGGGTACGGATGATATCGATTATCGGTATTCAAGGGATGGTGGCAAGACATGGGTGAATGGAGTGGTTTCAAGCGCCGACAGAAAGCTTGATCTGGGCGATGGCCTTTCCGTGACCCTGCGTGCCGGATTCCCGGTTACCGGGTCTCCGGCAGACAACGAAGACGTGAGTGTTGGCACCTGGCTGACCGTTGCCCCCACGGCCGTTTATGTGGGAGGCAACGACCAACAGGCTGCGGTTACCCTCTCTTCGGAAGATTTTCAGGCCAGCACACAGGGGGCCTTTGAGCGCGATGTTACCGTTCAGATCGTGTCCGGCAATCTGACCACACCTGTGGATGTGACCTATCGGTACAGCTATGACGGGGGAGGTACGTGGATTCCCGGGCCGCCAGATACGTTCACGGCCAAGGAGACGGGCGCCGATTCCTGTACCCTGGAACTTCCGGGCGGTGAGATCACGGTCAATGGCAGCGGTGATGCCACGGGCCTGGAATTGACCGTGCAAGCGGATACCGCTTCTGTTTTGCAGATGGGCAGTAATGTCAACGCCTATGCCGAAGGTGGGTTTGATCGATCCATGATGGTCCGCATTGACAATGATCCCGGGATGTTTGGTACCGGCGATACCATTGAATATTCCTACAGCCTTGATGGCGGCCGATCCTGGGTCACAGGCAGGCAGGCCGACAACACCGCAGAGCCGGAGCTCTTTGTTCCCGGAGGAACCCTCAAGCTGTCAGCCAAGGGAGGCAACGATGATCTTGCGCAAGGCGACCAGTTCGTTATCCAACCCCAACTTGCGGAACTGGCCGTGGATATTGCCGCAGATAACCGGGTGACCATCAATAACGTGGGATCGGATATTTTCGGAGGCTCCCTGGCCCATGGAACCGGGCATTATGGCTCCATGGATGAAGACGGGTCCAACTTGTTCGTGACTATGGGCAAGCTTATTGCCGCCCTGGAAAACAACGATCAGGCAGGCATTGCCCAGTCCCTCGACGATTTGAAAGTGGCTCAGAGCCAATTGCTGAACCAGGCCGCGGACGTCGGGTCCAGGGAAAATCGTCTTTCCGCCACAAAGACCATTCTTTCGGGACTCAAGCTCAATCAGGAAGAACGGATGAGCACCATTGAGGATGTGGATATTGCCGAGCTGATGACGGATCTGAACAAGCAGGAGATCATTTATCAGGCGGTATTGACTTCTTCCTCCAGGATCATGAAGATGAGTCTTCTCGATTACATCTAA
- the csrA gene encoding carbon storage regulator CsrA produces the protein MLILSRRPGESLHLGDHIKITVLSAKGQRVKLGIDVPDGMPVYREEIYDKIQEQNTMAAQALQEDLLAVTKLWKPKHNK, from the coding sequence ATGCTCATTCTGTCCAGACGTCCGGGGGAGAGCCTTCACCTGGGAGATCACATCAAGATTACCGTGCTGTCCGCCAAGGGACAGCGGGTCAAGCTCGGGATCGACGTCCCTGACGGGATGCCGGTGTATCGTGAGGAAATATACGATAAAATCCAGGAGCAGAACACAATGGCCGCCCAAGCCTTGCAGGAAGACCTTCTTGCCGTAACCAAATTATGGAAACCAAAACACAACAAATAA
- the fliW gene encoding flagellar assembly protein FliW, whose product METKTQQIILSRLGEKQIDLNKVIAFPRGLFGFESSRRFILCRIRQDSPFLMLQDVDNSALGLIVTDPFDFVPDYSLKVEDCDADVLGTSNVDEISVIVTVSIPHGEPEKTSLNLCGPILINTSTRVGVQAPQLDPACKSVLLRDL is encoded by the coding sequence ATGGAAACCAAAACACAACAAATAATCCTTTCCCGGCTCGGGGAAAAACAGATTGATCTGAACAAGGTCATTGCCTTTCCCCGGGGGCTCTTCGGTTTTGAATCCAGCCGCAGGTTCATCCTGTGCAGGATAAGGCAGGACTCACCATTTCTCATGCTCCAGGATGTGGACAACAGCGCCCTTGGGCTGATTGTGACCGATCCCTTTGATTTTGTGCCCGATTATTCTTTGAAGGTGGAAGATTGCGATGCCGATGTCCTGGGCACCTCAAATGTTGACGAGATCTCAGTCATTGTTACGGTGAGCATACCTCATGGCGAACCGGAGAAAACCAGTCTCAATCTGTGCGGGCCCATTCTGATCAATACCTCCACACGTGTGGGGGTTCAAGCTCCCCAGCTTGACCCGGCCTGTAAGTCTGTTCTGCTTCGGGATTTGTGA
- the flgM gene encoding flagellar biosynthesis anti-sigma factor FlgM: protein MNIRTITAQIDQYKTSSLTQANKAKPSPPEGQAESAADTISLSNKGKLLQTAQETANASPGIREDKVEILKDQVASGTYTTDAGNIARNMLQEELDIMG from the coding sequence ATGAATATACGAACAATTACAGCTCAAATCGACCAGTACAAGACAAGTTCCCTGACCCAGGCCAACAAGGCCAAACCTTCGCCCCCAGAAGGACAGGCGGAATCAGCAGCCGATACCATATCCCTGTCAAACAAGGGGAAGCTTTTGCAGACCGCCCAGGAAACAGCAAACGCTTCCCCGGGTATTCGCGAGGACAAAGTGGAGATCCTGAAGGACCAGGTAGCATCGGGTACCTATACAACTGATGCCGGGAACATCGCCCGGAACATGCTCCAGGAGGAGCTTGATATTATGGGCTAA
- a CDS encoding DVU0524 family FlgM-associated protein, with protein MIIHSYMLKNMMRSYDRQLGNGQRLERIKKHLSPLLTQEGDQEDDHGQTKRDQLVQQISREIMDNLLGSGSTNPIVQEIKEELDREFPEKLFFSYGASDKELKILRSTEQGVTVLSPEDRAQVMTRIEEITRDKVSRTLICP; from the coding sequence ATGATTATCCATTCCTACATGCTCAAGAACATGATGCGCAGTTATGACCGTCAGCTCGGCAATGGCCAAAGGCTGGAGCGCATCAAAAAACACCTTTCCCCTCTGCTCACCCAGGAAGGCGATCAGGAAGATGATCATGGCCAGACCAAGCGGGATCAACTGGTGCAACAGATATCCCGGGAAATCATGGACAATCTGCTGGGATCGGGAAGCACCAACCCCATTGTTCAGGAAATTAAGGAAGAACTCGACCGTGAATTTCCGGAAAAACTTTTTTTTTCCTATGGCGCATCAGACAAGGAACTGAAAATCCTGCGCAGCACGGAACAGGGAGTGACCGTGCTCTCTCCCGAGGACAGGGCCCAAGTTATGACCCGAATCGAGGAGATCACCCGGGACAAGGTGAGCAGGACCCTGATCTGTCCCTGA
- a CDS encoding NAD(+)/NADH kinase, with the protein MNALIRHITLVVKAGNNNARNLARKISTWIDARNVHVHIVENTMDCEVLELGREKPDCVIVLGGDGTMLSVARKINGHGIPLLGVNLGNVGFLTETTPLAWQQTLEDLLANRCTVSSRVVLEYTLYKRGHSEPSCSGKAFNDLVVNRGSLARLITLQVSYGDQCLGCVRADGLIISTPTGSTGYGVSGGGPLVYPDLDVFILTPICPFLNTFAPLVLPFDQTLAIRVEPNNGEVYLTLDGQKGFCLEDGDRVEIGRAKTPIKLIHSAASSYITKLKAKGFIKEYP; encoded by the coding sequence ATGAATGCCTTGATTCGACATATTACCCTGGTGGTCAAAGCCGGAAACAACAACGCCCGGAACCTTGCCCGGAAAATCAGCACATGGATTGATGCGCGCAACGTTCATGTTCATATTGTGGAAAACACCATGGACTGCGAAGTCCTTGAGCTGGGTCGCGAAAAACCCGATTGCGTGATTGTGCTGGGCGGAGACGGCACCATGCTGTCTGTTGCCCGAAAAATCAATGGCCATGGCATTCCCCTGCTCGGAGTCAATCTGGGCAATGTGGGCTTTTTAACGGAAACCACGCCCTTGGCCTGGCAACAGACCCTTGAGGACCTGCTTGCCAACAGGTGTACGGTTTCTTCTCGGGTGGTCCTTGAATACACCCTTTACAAGCGCGGGCACAGCGAACCGTCGTGTTCGGGCAAGGCGTTCAACGATCTGGTCGTCAACCGGGGGTCTCTGGCCAGACTCATCACCTTGCAGGTCTCGTATGGTGACCAGTGCCTGGGATGCGTACGGGCCGACGGCCTGATCATTTCCACACCCACGGGCTCCACGGGATACGGTGTTTCCGGCGGCGGTCCACTGGTTTACCCCGATCTCGACGTGTTCATCCTCACCCCCATCTGTCCCTTTTTAAACACCTTTGCTCCCCTTGTTCTTCCTTTTGATCAGACGCTTGCCATACGGGTTGAGCCGAACAACGGCGAGGTGTATCTCACCTTGGACGGACAAAAGGGATTTTGTCTTGAAGACGGGGATCGCGTTGAAATCGGCAGAGCCAAAACACCCATCAAACTTATCCACTCGGCCGCTTCCTCGTACATTACCAAACTCAAAGCCAAGGGATTCATCAAGGAATACCCATGA